The Barnesiella intestinihominis YIT 11860 DNA window ATCATCTCGGCTCGAATCGACTATAAAATCACAATTCCCGGCAGCCGAATTTTTATGATGATTATCCAACGGTTTATGAGATACATTCGCCCTAACGGCATCGAGTTTATCGGTACTGAAATGCCAGTCGGCAGGCTCTTCCTTCGGCACATAATCGGCCCATGCCAACACCTTATAATTTCCATCTGCCAAACAGAAATACAATGTATCTTGCGGAGCGTCTGTCAATCTTTCTACCGATATTTCACGGCGTTCCACCAGATTGCCTTTATTCACATCGTCCATCTCCCCCGGCATTTCATACAGCTCGACAACAAAGCGCAAACACAATCGCTCATCGGCTGTGTAATTTCCCGAAAGGACAGGTTCTAAATCATTTATCGAAGATTCACCCTCAGCATCATACGTCAATTCTTTATAATACACAGGAGGTGTACGATCGGCATTCAGTTCCACCATTACCCATGTTTTCTCCGACTCGGGATATTGATGGATCGTTTTATCACATGCCGTTACGAATAACGACACAATGCAAACAAACGCTATGATATGAAAACCGTACTCTTTCATCTCTATTCCTATCTGTTTTTCTTATTCCTACGAGCGAAAGACCATTTATACGACAGATTTACTCCTGCACGCGTAACTCCCCAATAGACATCGGAACCGGATTTAAATAAAGCGCCATTTCTGCGATTACGATAGGCATCATAATCGTACTCGGCAAAACCGACTCCTATGTTAAACTCTATTCCCCACCGATTGTCC harbors:
- a CDS encoding DUF6562 domain-containing protein, which codes for MKEYGFHIIAFVCIVSLFVTACDKTIHQYPESEKTWVMVELNADRTPPVYYKELTYDAEGESSINDLEPVLSGNYTADERLCLRFVVELYEMPGEMDDVNKGNLVERREISVERLTDAPQDTLYFCLADGNYKVLAWADYVPKEEPADWHFSTDKLDAVRANVSHKPLDNHHKNSAAGNCDFIVDSSRDDKAGPVSLSGNEASGAAADGHMVSVYMERASGRFRLWATDLQEFRKKRSAVDDLHIKIIYKQYVSVGYNVGTEMPNAFVETRTMETAPTTLTNDGTLLLAYDYVLASDRREDHVLVDVFVYDGNGKEINHYQNIDVPLYRNRETVIKGPFLTKTIGSGDIGIDDDFDNEHVVVIPD